A genomic window from Gemmatimonadaceae bacterium includes:
- a CDS encoding TMEM175 family protein — MSPSRLEAFSDGVIAIIITIMVLELRAPHGTSFADLAPLLPIFLSYVLSFVYLGIYWSNHHHMLHVTHRVDGGILWANLHLLFWLSLVPFVTSWMGENGAKPVPTATYGVVLLMAGIGYYILQIAILRREGPDSVLAKALGPDVKGKLSPILYILAIPAAFVRPWISWGLFITVALMWLVPDSRIERAVERAPAAPLES, encoded by the coding sequence ATGAGCCCCTCCCGCCTCGAAGCATTCAGCGACGGCGTCATCGCCATCATCATCACGATCATGGTGCTCGAGCTGCGCGCGCCGCACGGCACCTCGTTCGCCGATCTCGCGCCGCTGCTTCCGATCTTCCTGAGCTACGTGCTCAGCTTCGTTTATCTGGGGATTTACTGGAGCAATCACCACCACATGCTGCACGTCACGCATCGGGTCGACGGCGGCATTCTGTGGGCGAATCTCCACCTGCTGTTCTGGCTGTCGCTCGTGCCGTTCGTCACGAGCTGGATGGGCGAGAACGGCGCGAAGCCGGTCCCGACGGCGACGTATGGCGTGGTGCTGCTCATGGCCGGCATCGGCTACTACATCCTGCAGATCGCGATTCTCAGGCGCGAAGGTCCGGACTCGGTGCTCGCGAAGGCGCTGGGCCCCGACGTGAAGGGCAAGCTCTCGCCAATTCTCTACATCCTGGCGATTCCGGCGGCGTTCGTGCGCCCCTGGATTTCCTGGGGGCTGTTCATCACCGTGGCGCTGATGTGGCTCGTGCCGGATTCGCGGATCGAACGCGCGGTCGAACGTGCTCCCGCCGCACCGCTCGAGAGTTAA
- a CDS encoding YidC/Oxa1 family membrane protein insertase has protein sequence MWDSVVTVVRVAMFTVAHLCGGSLGAGILLVSAAVRVALLPLTLRLAREVRAKQIKLAALEPELAAIRNRYEKDPARMMAETSALHRAHGIQLVTPRSALSLLVQAPLLGAMYTAVRRGLGAGVRFFWIGDLARPDLLLTGLVTSLSIAIVATTPGVPGRPTPSVVWILSGGLTLMFLWSASSAFAISMGAGSLVSLVQNWIVSRDPVSGPTKVNSVPVATTR, from the coding sequence ATGTGGGACAGTGTCGTCACCGTCGTTCGCGTCGCGATGTTTACCGTCGCGCACCTCTGCGGCGGCAGCCTGGGCGCCGGCATTCTGTTGGTCTCCGCGGCGGTTCGCGTCGCGCTGCTGCCGTTGACGCTGCGCCTGGCGCGTGAGGTGCGAGCGAAACAAATCAAGCTCGCCGCGCTCGAGCCCGAGCTTGCGGCGATTCGCAATCGCTACGAGAAGGACCCTGCGCGCATGATGGCCGAGACCAGCGCGTTGCATCGCGCACATGGCATTCAGCTCGTGACGCCTCGGAGTGCCCTCTCGCTGCTCGTGCAAGCGCCGCTGCTCGGCGCCATGTACACGGCGGTCCGACGCGGGCTTGGCGCGGGCGTGCGATTTTTCTGGATTGGCGATCTCGCGCGTCCCGATCTGCTGCTGACCGGGCTCGTGACGAGCCTCAGCATCGCGATCGTCGCCACCACGCCGGGTGTACCCGGACGCCCGACGCCGAGCGTGGTGTGGATTCTGTCGGGCGGGCTGACGTTGATGTTCCTGTGGTCCGCGTCGAGCGCGTTCGCGATATCGATGGGCGCGGGGTCGCTGGTGTCGCTCGTACAGAATTGGATCGTCTCGCGCGATCCGGTCAGCGGCCCCACGAAGGTCAACAGCGTGCCTGTCGCCACCACTCGGTGA
- a CDS encoding YciI family protein — MKYMLLIYNDEKVIGSLQAEGKFDSLMRDCFDHVDVLARQGKFLDAQQLDLASTAKSVRVRGGKVTALDGPFAETKEVLGGFNIIEADSMEEAIEIASHFPWAQTGTVEVRPIRDINTVRENVHTGQAAWAKQGA; from the coding sequence ATGAAGTACATGCTCCTGATCTACAACGACGAAAAAGTCATCGGGTCGCTGCAGGCCGAGGGCAAGTTCGACTCGCTCATGCGCGACTGCTTCGATCATGTCGACGTCCTCGCGCGCCAGGGCAAATTCCTCGACGCGCAGCAGCTCGACCTCGCGTCCACCGCCAAGTCGGTGCGCGTGCGCGGCGGCAAGGTCACCGCGCTCGACGGCCCGTTCGCGGAGACCAAGGAAGTCCTCGGCGGCTTCAACATCATCGAAGCCGACAGTATGGAGGAGGCGATCGAGATCGCGTCGCACTTTCCGTGGGCGCAGACCGGGACGGTGGAAGTGCGGCCGATTCGCGACATCAATACGGTGCGCGAGAACGTGCACACCGGCCAGGCGGCCTGGGCGAAGCAAGGCGCGTAG
- a CDS encoding Do family serine endopeptidase, translating into MNPIKRHRWGKRSAAAVTAAAAIVAVAAAEAPGVLHAFPAATSIDSTLAKRPVVAPNSSVAKLDELSDAFATIAARIKPSVVYITAREAAEPVANRQRGRGQRQQAPNLDQLPPEFRQFFKDMPGMGSGPQSDDPAPRGGGIASGSGFIVSTDGYILTNNHVVDGASEVRVRLLDRREFKAKVVGRDPNTDVAVIKIDANNLVAAPLGDSDASRVGEWVLAVGNPLGENLTFTVTQGIISAKGRSLQLPGQSQQSIQDFIQTDAAINPGNSGGPLVNTRGEVIGINSAIESPTGYNAGYGFAVPMNIARSVMNQIIKSGHVERAALGIQVRDASVDDAAYAGLKETRGVLVEDFGDATSPAAKAGIQAGDVILSVDGKRVDYVAQLQEAIAFRKPGDVVSVQVARKGGQLVTVRVPLQRVGGADVKTSNDDMSKPDDSKGLAMRSLGAHVMALDVNTERQLKLPSDIKGVVVTGVDDGTPAASHLVGPDEGGPDIIMSVEGTPVTTPEQLRAALSKVKSGDIVSLRVYNAPAKTKRIERVRLGSE; encoded by the coding sequence ATGAATCCCATCAAGCGCCATCGGTGGGGCAAACGCTCCGCCGCTGCCGTTACCGCCGCCGCGGCCATTGTCGCCGTCGCGGCCGCCGAAGCACCTGGCGTACTGCACGCCTTTCCCGCAGCGACCAGCATCGACAGTACGCTCGCCAAGCGCCCCGTCGTCGCGCCGAACTCGTCCGTTGCAAAGCTCGATGAGCTGAGTGACGCGTTCGCCACGATCGCCGCCCGCATCAAGCCGAGCGTCGTGTATATCACCGCGCGTGAGGCCGCCGAGCCGGTCGCAAATCGCCAGCGTGGCCGCGGACAACGCCAGCAGGCGCCGAATCTCGATCAGCTTCCGCCCGAGTTCCGCCAGTTCTTCAAGGATATGCCCGGCATGGGCAGTGGTCCGCAGAGTGACGATCCGGCTCCGCGTGGCGGCGGCATCGCGTCGGGCTCGGGCTTCATCGTCTCGACCGACGGCTACATCCTCACCAACAACCACGTCGTCGACGGCGCGAGCGAAGTGCGCGTGCGCCTTCTCGATCGCCGCGAGTTCAAAGCGAAGGTCGTCGGCCGCGATCCGAACACCGACGTCGCCGTGATCAAGATCGACGCGAACAACCTTGTCGCCGCGCCGCTGGGTGACAGCGATGCCTCGCGCGTCGGCGAATGGGTGCTTGCCGTCGGCAACCCGCTCGGCGAAAACCTCACGTTCACCGTGACGCAGGGGATCATCAGCGCGAAGGGCCGTTCGCTTCAGCTGCCCGGCCAGTCGCAGCAGAGCATTCAGGATTTCATTCAGACCGATGCGGCCATCAACCCGGGCAACTCGGGTGGTCCGCTCGTGAATACGCGCGGCGAAGTGATCGGCATCAACAGCGCGATCGAGAGCCCCACGGGCTACAACGCCGGCTATGGTTTCGCCGTGCCGATGAACATCGCGCGCTCGGTGATGAATCAGATCATCAAGTCCGGTCACGTCGAGCGTGCGGCGTTGGGCATCCAGGTTCGTGACGCAAGTGTCGACGACGCGGCGTATGCCGGACTGAAGGAAACGCGCGGCGTGCTCGTCGAGGATTTCGGCGATGCAACGTCGCCCGCGGCGAAGGCCGGCATCCAGGCTGGTGACGTGATCCTGAGTGTCGACGGCAAGCGCGTCGACTATGTCGCGCAGCTTCAGGAAGCGATCGCGTTCCGGAAGCCGGGCGACGTGGTCTCGGTGCAGGTCGCGCGGAAGGGCGGACAGCTCGTGACGGTGCGCGTTCCGTTGCAGCGTGTCGGCGGCGCGGATGTGAAGACGTCGAACGACGACATGTCGAAGCCCGACGACTCGAAGGGTTTGGCGATGCGCTCGCTCGGCGCGCATGTGATGGCGCTGGACGTGAACACGGAGCGTCAGCTCAAGCTCCCGTCTGACATCAAGGGTGTCGTGGTGACGGGCGTCGATGACGGCACACCGGCCGCGAGCCATCTCGTGGGACCGGACGAAGGCGGCCCGGACATCATCATGTCGGTGGAAGGCACGCCGGTGACGACGCCCGAGCAGCTTCGCGCGGCGTTGTCGAAGGTGAAGTCCGGAGACATCGTGAGTCTGCGCGTGTACAATGCGCCGGCGAAGACCAAGCGGATCGAGCGGGTGAGACTGGGTAGCGAGTAA
- a CDS encoding dienelactone hydrolase family protein has product MSVFRSLLGACAIACALTACHRSSYSADDHSAHAAGDMAMSSTPTAGQGIAGLPPSNNSAPARLANSPRHGEWVKIAWEPGSKDSLMAWIVYPMTNRAHSPVVVVVHEIFGLSTWVRGVADQVAAEGFIAIAPDLESRVRGGPSTEELPRDSATKLIQGVNIAERNRGIIASARYAMMQPSAAPKYAVIGFCWGGQTVWGHAVQGGTNGFVGGVAYYGAFPFMNGGQIAADSMAKIKVPVMLLSGSLDSRITASMPAIDSIMKAQGHWYFGKNYEGASHGFARSQNDVRNLPPNPTQQQIDAAKNGPIADLAAIKDAWPRTVEFLKKNLGI; this is encoded by the coding sequence ATGTCCGTTTTTCGCTCTCTCCTCGGTGCGTGCGCGATCGCCTGCGCCCTCACGGCGTGTCATCGCTCGTCGTACTCAGCGGATGATCACAGTGCCCACGCGGCGGGCGACATGGCGATGTCGTCGACGCCGACCGCGGGGCAGGGCATCGCCGGCTTGCCGCCGAGTAATAATTCCGCGCCCGCGCGGCTCGCGAACTCACCGCGACATGGCGAGTGGGTGAAGATCGCGTGGGAGCCAGGCTCCAAAGATTCGCTGATGGCGTGGATCGTCTACCCGATGACGAACCGCGCGCATTCGCCCGTTGTGGTGGTCGTGCACGAGATTTTCGGGTTATCGACGTGGGTGCGCGGCGTAGCCGATCAGGTTGCGGCGGAAGGATTCATCGCGATCGCGCCGGATCTCGAGTCGCGCGTGCGTGGCGGCCCGAGCACCGAAGAGCTTCCGCGCGACTCGGCGACCAAGCTCATTCAGGGTGTGAACATCGCGGAACGTAACCGCGGCATCATCGCCTCGGCACGCTATGCGATGATGCAGCCGTCGGCGGCGCCGAAGTACGCGGTGATCGGCTTCTGCTGGGGCGGACAGACCGTGTGGGGGCACGCGGTGCAGGGGGGCACGAATGGGTTCGTGGGCGGCGTCGCGTACTACGGCGCCTTCCCGTTCATGAACGGCGGCCAGATCGCGGCGGATTCGATGGCGAAGATCAAGGTGCCGGTGATGCTGCTCTCGGGGTCGCTCGACTCGCGCATCACGGCGTCGATGCCGGCGATCGATTCGATCATGAAGGCGCAGGGCCATTGGTATTTCGGCAAGAACTACGAGGGCGCGTCACACGGCTTCGCGCGCTCGCAGAATGACGTGCGCAACCTGCCGCCGAACCCGACACAGCAGCAGATCGACGCGGCGAAGAATGGTCCGATCGCCGACCTCGCCGCGATCA